The Paracoccus albus region GGGTGCCCTTCAGCTTGAGAAGTGAGCTTTCGACACCGCCCGCCGCACCATCCTTGGTCTTGGCGAGCATCCGCAGATTGGTGATCCGCAGCGCCTCCAGATCGGCCTCCAGTTCCGCGGCGCGGGCGGCATAGGCCGGGTTGTCGGCAATGAGGCGTCCGTCGCGGATGACCTCGCCGGCCAGTTCATGGAAGCGTTCAAGATCTTTTGTCGAAAAGCCGATGCCCGCAATATTCGTGCGCTCATGGGTCAGCAGATATTTGGCGATGGTCCAGCCCTGATTTTCCTCTCCCACCAGATTGGCGACCGGAACGCGCGCATCGGTGAAGAAAACCTCATTCACCTCATATCCGCCGTCAAGCAGGCGGATCGGGCGCATTTCAACGCCGGGCGTGTCCAGATCAACCAACAGGAAGCTGATGCCAGCCTGTGGTTTCACCTCACTATCGGTGCGCACAAGGCAGAAAATCTTGTTCGCGTGCTGGCCCAGCGTGGTCCAGGTCTTCTGACCATTGACGATGTAATCATCACCGTCGCGCACGGCTTTGGTTTTCAGGCTGGCCAGATCCGAGCCCGCGCCGGGTTCGGAATAGCCCTGACACCACCAGTCGGTGCCGTCGATGATGCGCGGCAGAATCTCTGCCTTCTGCTGTTCGCTGCCGAATTTGATCAGCACCGGGCCCAGCATGTTGAGGCCAAAGGGCGGCATGCGCGGCGCATTGTTCAGGGCGCATTCTTCCGAGAAGATGTGCCGTTCCACTGCCGTCCAGCCGGGACCGCCATATTCCTTGGGCCACGTGGTCGCGACCCATCCTTTTTCGTTCAGGATCGCCTGCCAGCGAAGGATCTGTTCCTTTTCCAGCTCTTTTCCATAGGCCACAGCCTGCGCCACATCAGCAGGCAGTTTCGCTTTCAGGAAGCTGCGCACCTCGTCACGGAAGGCCAGTTCCTCTTCGGTAAATTCAAGATCCATCCGCTTACTCCTTGTTGAGATCGGCAAAGCTGCGGCCCGACTGCGCCAGTTCGCGCAGCAAAT contains the following coding sequences:
- a CDS encoding acyl-CoA dehydrogenase family protein, which encodes MDLEFTEEELAFRDEVRSFLKAKLPADVAQAVAYGKELEKEQILRWQAILNEKGWVATTWPKEYGGPGWTAVERHIFSEECALNNAPRMPPFGLNMLGPVLIKFGSEQQKAEILPRIIDGTDWWCQGYSEPGAGSDLASLKTKAVRDGDDYIVNGQKTWTTLGQHANKIFCLVRTDSEVKPQAGISFLLVDLDTPGVEMRPIRLLDGGYEVNEVFFTDARVPVANLVGEENQGWTIAKYLLTHERTNIAGIGFSTKDLERFHELAGEVIRDGRLIADNPAYAARAAELEADLEALRITNLRMLAKTKDGAAGGVESSLLKLKGTQIRQELQDLYRSALGPEAAPVADDLSENELTIPPESARAAPVYFNHRKLSIFGGANEIQRNIVAKELFRG